Genomic DNA from Methanofollis sp. W23:
ATCGTCGCAGTCGCCTCCAACGCAGGGACCTATACCACCCTGTTGACCGCGCTGGACGCGGCCGGACTGACCTCTGCTCTCCAGGACGAGGGACCATATACGGTCTTTGCACCGAATGACGCGGCCTTTGAAGCGTTGCCTGCCGGGACTCTCGACGACCTCCTGGCCAACACCACCGAACTGACCAGCGTACTGCAGTACCATGTGGTGCCTGGCGAGTTCAACTCGACCTCTCTTGAAGATCTCGATACTCTTGAGACCCTTGAAGGCGAGATGCTGAATGTCACGGTCACCGACGGTGTCGTGACCGTGGAGGGGGCGACAGTGATCACTGCGGACATCAATGCGAGCAATGGTGTCATCCACGAGATCGATACTGTGCTTCTCCCGCCGGCAGTCATGGCCGCCGAGGAGACTGGAGAGAACGAGACGGTCGAGGTCACAGAGACCGAGACGGAAACTGAGACTGAGGTTACAGAGACTGAGACGGAAACTGAGACTGAGGTCACAGAGACCGAGACTGAATCAGACGAGACGACCGGGATCTAAATGGGTCTGGTCGAGATGTGACGGCGCGGCGTGTCGCCTCATCGAAATGGTGCCAATGGCACGTGGTTCTCGGGTGCGTCATGCCGGGAGTGGTGATTCACTCCCTGGCTCCGCGCCTTTTCTGGTCCTGGACCCATCTCTGATTATAACCTCTGGAGAAATCCTCGCCGATTATAGGTGTGAGTGTGATTCCAGCCTTCCTCTCTCTTCTCACCTGGTGCTCCTTCCCCCCAGGATCCCGGGGACGAGGATTGGACCAGGAAGGCGCCTTTGATGACCCTTAAGAAAGGGTCTCCCATCCTCTGCTACAGAGAACCATCAAATCCCTTCCCTTATCAGTCACATCAGGGGGCGGCCGCTCCTCTTCTCATGCTCGTCGCTCAGTCGACGGCATGTCGTCCTCTGCTCATGACCGTCTTTATACCGCCGGGATTTCGGCTCTGTAGAAACCCTCACTTCTTCTCAGTGCAAGGGTGACTCAATCGCCTTCCCACACAATCACACCAGGGGCGAGTGCCGCCCGGACCCCCAGGACCACGATGGGGCCGGGAAGGCACAAAAATGACCCTGAAGAAGGTATTGTCGTCCTCTGCCTATCCTCGTGCGGGGGTTCGGGGGGCGGCCAAGCCCCCCGGCGAAGAGAACCATCATGAGGGTTTCTACAGAACTGGAATTTCTTCTTTTCTTGGTTCTTTCTGGACGGTGCGCCCGGTGTTGATCCAGGCATTCATCCCGCCCAGGATGTTGGTGACGTCCTGGTAGCCGTCCCTGAGGAGGATTGAGGCGGCAAGGCTCCCTTTAAACCCGGTGTTGCAGTAGGCCAGGATGGCCGTGTGTCTTGGCACCTCCCTGATCCTCCTGGCGATCTCCTCAACCGGGATGGAGTGGGAGCCAGGGACCGCCCCGATCGAGAGGCGGGTGGGGCGGTCCCTGACGTCGATTATGAACTGCCCCTCTGCGTCGGGATCGACCTCGTGGACCGAGCAGGTCTTGCACCTCCCGATGGGGCGACCGCTCTGGTACCATGCTCTCATCCCGCCGGCCAGGTAACCGTCGATGGCGTCGAACCCGAGACGACGGGCCTGGGTCGCGGCGGCACGCGGGGCCCGGGCCACGTCGTCGATGAAGATGACGGCCCGGTCATATCTGGCATAATAGCCAAGATATGCCGAGACCCCTGCCTGCCAGATGTTCAGGCTCCCCGGGACATGGCCACCGGCAAAGGCGGACGGTCCCCTGAGGTCGACGAGTGTGGCGCCCCGTGCGGCCGCATGCTCGATTGCATCAGGGGGCATCGGTCGCATCGGCGTGGTCTCGCCACCCCGGAGGGGGAGGGGCCCGGAGAGGTTGTAGCGCTCCATGGTGGCAAAGTACGGCGGGATGGGGTGGTGCTCGGCACGTTTGCGGGCGACGAACTCTGGCCGGTTCAGTTGGAGGAGCGGGTTTGTCCTCTTCTCGTGGCCGACGGTGGTGAGTGGGCGGTCGCTGATCGTGCCGCCGCAGACCGACCCGGCGCCGTGGGCCGGGCAGACGATGACGCCGTCGTGGAGGGTGAGAATCTTTTCGTGGAGCGAGTCGTAGAGGGCGCCGGCCATCTCGTCCAGACGGTCTTTGAAGAAGTCGGTCCTTCCCACGTCTCCGGCAAAGAGGGCGTCGCCGGTGAAGACCATGAGGGGTGCGTCGGCATGCCCGGCCTCGGCGAGCACCAGGGAGATGCTCTCGTCGGTGTGGCCAGGGGTTTCGAGTACCCGCACCTCCAGCGGTCCAACGCCGACGACCTCTCCCTCTTTCACCGGACGGCCGAAGCCGAAATCGAGGGCCACACCGTGAAGGATCTCTGCGCCAGTCGCTCTGGCAAGGTCGAGCGACCCGGTGCAGTAATCTTCGTTCCGGTGGGTCTCGAAGATGTGGGTGATCTCGACCCCGTGTGCGTCGGCGAGGTCGAGGTAGACCTCCACATCCCGCCTGGGGTCGACGACGGCAGCGGCCCGCCCGGCCCCGACAAAGTACGAGTAGTGGGCCAGTCCAGTTGATTCGATCTGCTCAAAGATCATGTCCCTCACTCGTGGTGGGGAGGGGGTCGGCGATATATAAGGGTGTCTGGGGGGTGCGGGTGTCGCAGGGAACGGGTGCGACCCGTACCCGGATCTCGCAGGATTGCCCCTATTTTGGGGATCTGTCCCTCTGATCCAGGCATATTCTGGGCGTATTTTGTGATCTCTGTAAATTTGGCCTTGTTCATGAAATACCGGATGGAACGTCTCCATCTAAGCCCTCTCAGGGGGGTCATATGGGGGCGGGGGATATTATTCTCTCGTCCTTGTTTAGAGGGGAGCCCTGGGGCTTGTAAAACGGAGGAAATCGCCTCGATTTTATGGGGGAGATTTGTCTGGATTGGATCGAGTCGTAGCGAACCCTTTGAATGGATCTCTCTGCCCGGGTGATGGCCCTCGAAGACCAGAGATCGTCTCATGCTCTTTTTGGTCTCACCCCCGACCTACTCCTTCTTCAAGGCCTTTGAGCTTGCCTTCCGCACCCCGTCTTCTCGTGGGAGTCTATAATGCAGTAGGCGGAGGCTTGAGAACAGAGGCAACAGGAGATCCCTGTGAAGAAAAATATGGCTCTGTAGAATTCCTCTGGATAACTCATTGCGTGGGGCGTGCCGCTCCCCGGGCCCCCCAGCCGAAGATAGGCGGGGGATGGCAGTGCGCTCTTCATGGTCATTGATTGTGCCTTCCCGCCCCCATCGTGGTCCCCGGGGTCCGGGGGCAGCGCCCCCGGTGAGAGACTATGGGAAGGTGATTGAGTCACGCTCACACCAAGAATAATAGGTGAGGGTTTCTACAGAGCCCAATTTTCAGGCGTTAAACCCTCCACTGAAGAGAGGTGTCATGAGAGGCTCTGTAGAACGTATTCTCCACACCCAAACAGTATTCCTCTGTTATTGAATCCTCGGGGAACTCTTCTCCTGGAGCAGATCCCATACATCTCTGAGAGTTGAAGGTTCAGCCGAACCGAAGCGCTTCCTTCAGGAAACTATGAACGCCTATCTTCCATCGGGGGCCGAGGATATGGGAAGACCATGAATGCATGTGTGCGCTACGAAGAGGTGAGGGTCTCTCCTCCATCATCTGTCTCGATCTTCTGCGAGAGGGAAGCAGGAGAGTTTTGGGATAATTTCCAGGATTACGCGCAGATCAGATCGACGACTCATTAGCCTGACATGACCTCTCTTCTTCCCTGATCATCGCCACGATCTCCTCTTCGAGGGGACTGGCCCTGGTCAGGATGATGTCCCAGAGTATTGTTGGTTTCACGGAATAATGGGTCTGTAGAAATCCTTGCCCTTTATGGGTGCACGCGTGACTCAGCCGCCTCCCCTCATGAATCTCGCCGGGGGCGAGTGCCGCCCTGATCCACGGAAGCAAAATAGAGCCGGAAAGGCAGAATAGATGACCATGAGGAGGGGGTTGCCATCCTCGACTTATCGTGTGAAGGTGGGGTTCGGGAGGCGGCACGCCCCCTGCCTGAGAGATTCATCAAGAGGACTTCTACAGAGCCGAAATATCGAAGACCGCTCACCTGAACCTGACCGCGGTCCCGTAGGCCATCAGTTCGGCGGCGCCCGGCATCGCCTCCGCCGTCGAGAACCTGAGGGCGATGACGGCATCGGCGTCGACCTTCTCGGCTTCCTTTTCCATCCGTTCGAGGGCGATCTCCCGTGCCTCGGAGAGCATCTCGGTGTAGGCCGTGATCTCCCCGCCGACCACACCTTTCAGTCCGCTCAGAAGGTCTCGTCCGATATTCTTTGCCTGTACGGTGTTGCCCACGACAAGGCCGAGCACCTCGAAGTCGTGGCCAGGGATAGATTCGTTGGTCGTGATGATCATCAAGAGTTCACCTGCATGTACTGGGGAAATTTTGGTAGGGTATGATATATGGGTTGTGTAGAGTCCATCTGGACAGGTATATTTGGCAGGAGAGTCACGGTCACACCAGGAAGTGGCGAGGGTCTCTACAGGGCCGATATATGCTTTCTTCATCAGGATTGTTCCCTCTCCCGGCGCGACTCCCCTGTCCCTCTCCTCTCCTTTTCTCCGCGAGTGCTCTG
This window encodes:
- a CDS encoding fasciclin domain-containing protein, coding for MKSGKWTLMVLAALAAALMVCGCTSTPPADQTPSPTEVTTTVPAGETETETETETIAETETETETETETENVTETENVTGSEVETGAEDDIVAVASNAGTYTTLLTALDAAGLTSALQDEGPYTVFAPNDAAFEALPAGTLDDLLANTTELTSVLQYHVVPGEFNSTSLEDLDTLETLEGEMLNVTVTDGVVTVEGATVITADINASNGVIHEIDTVLLPPAVMAAEETGENETVEVTETETETETEVTETETETETEVTETETESDETTGI
- a CDS encoding rhodanese-like domain-containing protein, which gives rise to MIFEQIESTGLAHYSYFVGAGRAAAVVDPRRDVEVYLDLADAHGVEITHIFETHRNEDYCTGSLDLARATGAEILHGVALDFGFGRPVKEGEVVGVGPLEVRVLETPGHTDESISLVLAEAGHADAPLMVFTGDALFAGDVGRTDFFKDRLDEMAGALYDSLHEKILTLHDGVIVCPAHGAGSVCGGTISDRPLTTVGHEKRTNPLLQLNRPEFVARKRAEHHPIPPYFATMERYNLSGPLPLRGGETTPMRPMPPDAIEHAAARGATLVDLRGPSAFAGGHVPGSLNIWQAGVSAYLGYYARYDRAVIFIDDVARAPRAAATQARRLGFDAIDGYLAGGMRAWYQSGRPIGRCKTCSVHEVDPDAEGQFIIDVRDRPTRLSIGAVPGSHSIPVEEIARRIREVPRHTAILAYCNTGFKGSLAASILLRDGYQDVTNILGGMNAWINTGRTVQKEPRKEEIPVL
- a CDS encoding heavy metal-binding domain-containing protein, which produces MIITTNESIPGHDFEVLGLVVGNTVQAKNIGRDLLSGLKGVVGGEITAYTEMLSEAREIALERMEKEAEKVDADAVIALRFSTAEAMPGAAELMAYGTAVRFR